One stretch of Terriglobales bacterium DNA includes these proteins:
- a CDS encoding D-2-hydroxyacid dehydrogenase → MTDNHRINVLAVVYHPFSLWRAPDWLSTRLRSDFPQVHATQLPSYQNVEDHIASADALIGWSLRAEQFALAKRLRWIHSPAAAVHQLLLVPSIAQSDVMITNAATIHGPVVAEHAIALILALAKRLPWAMRYQQEKNWAQQIMWDTEPRPREVSGANLLLIGLGNIGREVASRAAALGMRVAAVRENPARGAETAHEVHGFDQLDSLLPGADYVVLAAPLTPRTLRLFNADRLARLRKDAYLVNVARGPLIDAAALAHALGRNQFAGAALDTFDEEPLPASSPLWTLPNVFITPHTAAVTEKLWERHYALIAENMRRFLAGRPLLNLVDKSRGY, encoded by the coding sequence ATGACCGACAACCATCGCATCAACGTTCTGGCTGTGGTCTACCATCCCTTCTCCCTCTGGCGCGCGCCCGACTGGCTCAGCACGCGCCTCCGGAGCGATTTTCCGCAGGTCCACGCCACCCAGCTCCCCAGCTACCAGAACGTCGAAGACCACATCGCGTCGGCCGACGCCCTCATCGGGTGGTCGCTTCGCGCCGAGCAATTCGCGCTCGCCAAAAGACTCCGCTGGATCCACTCTCCCGCCGCTGCCGTGCACCAGCTCCTGCTCGTGCCCTCCATCGCGCAAAGCGACGTCATGATCACCAACGCCGCCACCATCCACGGCCCGGTGGTCGCCGAGCACGCTATCGCGCTCATCCTCGCCCTGGCCAAGCGCCTCCCGTGGGCCATGCGCTATCAGCAGGAAAAAAATTGGGCGCAGCAGATCATGTGGGACACCGAGCCGCGCCCGCGCGAGGTCTCCGGCGCTAACCTGCTGCTCATCGGACTGGGCAACATCGGCAGGGAAGTGGCTTCTCGCGCCGCCGCGCTCGGTATGCGCGTGGCCGCCGTGCGCGAAAATCCGGCTCGCGGCGCCGAAACTGCGCACGAGGTCCACGGCTTCGACCAGCTCGATTCGCTGCTCCCGGGCGCCGACTACGTCGTCCTCGCCGCGCCGCTCACGCCGCGCACACTGCGGTTGTTCAACGCCGATCGCCTCGCGCGCCTCCGCAAAGACGCCTACCTCGTCAACGTCGCTCGCGGCCCGCTCATCGACGCCGCCGCTCTTGCCCACGCGCTCGGCCGCAACCAATTCGCCGGCGCCGCCCTCGATACTTTCGACGAAGAGCCGCTCCCCGCTTCCTCGCCCCTCTGGACCCTGCCCAACGTCTTCATCACCCCGCACACCGCCGCCGTAACAGAGAAACTCTGGGAGCGCCATTACGCGCTCATCGCCGAAAACATGCGCCGCTTCCTCGCTGGCCGGCCGTTGCTCAACCTGGTCGACAAATCCCGCGGCTACTGA
- a CDS encoding ATP-binding protein has protein sequence MPVSDAATPPSLPANHTQRVIVFWTLPFLAALALWPALRHLLATDFLPHWYCYLGNRPLAYLHITADVVIGLSYVAISFTLGYLVYRGRREIPFRWIFVAFGLFIVACGFTHFMEVLTVFKPYYWLSGEVKVITALASAFTAVALPPLVPRTLSLVRAEKLAEQRRTALEATYEDLQESNRKLGYLLGTSEARFRRLVDSNIMGILTVELDGNITEINDAAVEMLGYTREEILSSVRWPQLIPPDRVESSRMEFVHLIRDGSLAPREGELVRKDGERVPVLAAALLDEPGSERAIALALDLREHKRVERERAELLEREQRARRAAEEAVESVRRLQTITEAALAHLELPDLLKVLVSRLQGLLDGDTIAILLRDEHEDEFVVRAAVGLEQEVVQKVRIPWGRGVAGRIASSPRPVAIEDLTAVEGFSDVLRNSGVVSLLGAPLIAEGRVIGVVHVGSRQPRQFAPEESDLLQYAADRIATAIQHAHLYHQQVVAARELEQKGREVEQLNLELEERVRLRTAELQAAVAELEAFSYSVSHDLRAPLRSIDGFSQMLLEDYGPELNLQARDDLRRVRNASSRMGRLIDDLLQLSRAELTRDPVDLTALAQLVVKELQDNDNDRDIEVKLQPSLTASGDPRLLEAALANLLGNAWKFTAGKPQACIEFGETSVLGERAFFVRDNGAGFNMEYAGKLFQPFQRLHAPGEFEGTGVGLAIVQRIIARHGGRVWAQSDPGQGATFYFTLG, from the coding sequence ATGCCCGTTTCCGACGCAGCCACTCCTCCCTCGTTGCCCGCCAATCACACCCAACGTGTCATCGTCTTCTGGACGCTGCCCTTCCTGGCGGCCCTCGCTCTCTGGCCCGCCCTGCGGCATCTTTTGGCGACGGACTTTCTGCCGCACTGGTACTGCTACCTCGGCAACCGTCCGCTCGCGTATCTGCACATTACCGCTGACGTCGTCATCGGCCTCTCCTACGTCGCCATTTCCTTCACCCTCGGATATCTGGTGTATCGCGGCCGCCGGGAAATACCCTTCCGATGGATCTTCGTCGCCTTCGGCCTGTTCATCGTTGCCTGCGGCTTTACCCACTTCATGGAGGTGCTCACCGTCTTCAAGCCGTACTACTGGCTGAGCGGCGAGGTCAAAGTCATTACCGCGCTGGCTTCGGCATTTACCGCGGTTGCGCTGCCGCCGCTGGTTCCGCGCACGCTCTCGCTCGTTCGCGCCGAAAAACTGGCCGAGCAGCGCCGCACCGCGCTCGAGGCCACGTATGAAGACCTTCAGGAGTCCAACCGCAAGCTCGGGTACTTGCTCGGCACCAGCGAGGCCCGCTTCCGGCGCCTGGTGGACTCCAACATCATGGGCATCCTTACCGTCGAGCTGGACGGTAACATCACCGAGATCAACGATGCCGCCGTTGAAATGCTCGGCTACACGCGCGAAGAAATACTTTCCTCGGTGCGCTGGCCGCAACTGATCCCGCCCGATCGCGTGGAATCCAGCCGCATGGAATTTGTTCACCTCATCAGGGATGGTTCGCTCGCGCCCCGCGAGGGCGAACTTGTTCGCAAAGACGGCGAGCGCGTTCCGGTGCTCGCCGCCGCGCTGCTCGACGAGCCCGGCTCCGAGCGCGCCATCGCGCTCGCCCTCGATCTGCGTGAGCACAAGCGCGTGGAGCGCGAGCGCGCCGAGCTCTTGGAGCGCGAGCAGCGCGCCCGCCGCGCCGCCGAAGAGGCGGTGGAAAGCGTGCGCCGCCTCCAGACCATCACCGAGGCCGCGCTCGCACACCTGGAATTGCCCGACCTGCTGAAAGTACTGGTTTCCCGCCTGCAAGGGCTGCTCGATGGCGACACCATTGCCATTCTTCTGCGCGACGAGCACGAAGACGAGTTCGTGGTTCGCGCCGCTGTCGGCCTCGAGCAGGAGGTCGTCCAGAAAGTCAGGATTCCATGGGGACGCGGTGTGGCCGGGCGCATCGCCTCTTCACCGCGCCCGGTGGCGATCGAAGATCTCACCGCCGTCGAAGGGTTCAGCGACGTGCTTCGCAACTCCGGCGTCGTCTCCCTGCTCGGCGCGCCGCTGATCGCCGAGGGACGCGTGATCGGGGTGGTTCACGTTGGCAGCCGCCAGCCGCGGCAGTTCGCTCCCGAAGAGAGCGACCTCCTGCAGTACGCCGCCGACCGCATCGCCACCGCCATTCAGCACGCCCACCTTTACCACCAACAGGTGGTGGCCGCGCGCGAGCTCGAGCAGAAGGGCCGCGAAGTCGAACAACTCAACCTCGAGCTGGAAGAGCGCGTCCGGCTGCGCACCGCCGAATTGCAGGCCGCCGTCGCCGAGCTGGAGGCCTTCAGCTACTCGGTCTCGCACGACCTGCGCGCCCCGCTGCGCAGCATCGACGGCTTCAGCCAGATGCTGCTGGAAGACTACGGCCCCGAGCTCAACCTGCAGGCGCGCGATGACCTGCGGCGCGTGCGCAACGCCAGCAGCCGCATGGGACGCCTTATCGACGACCTGTTGCAGCTCTCCCGCGCCGAGCTCACCCGCGACCCGGTGGATCTGACCGCCCTTGCTCAATTGGTGGTTAAAGAGTTGCAGGACAATGACAATGACAGAGACATTGAAGTAAAACTTCAACCGTCCCTGACCGCCAGCGGCGATCCCCGGCTGCTGGAAGCCGCTCTCGCCAACCTGCTCGGAAATGCCTGGAAGTTCACAGCCGGGAAGCCCCAAGCCTGCATCGAATTTGGTGAGACGTCTGTCCTGGGTGAGCGCGCTTTCTTCGTTCGCGACAACGGCGCCGGGTTTAACATGGAGTACGCAGGCAAACTCTTTCAGCCTTTCCAGCGGCTGCACGCGCCCGGCGAGTTCGAAGGCACGGGTGTCGGCTTGGCGATCGTTCAGCGCATTATTGCCCGCCACGGCGGACGCGTCTGGGCCCAATCCGACCCGGGGCAGGGAGCGACCTTCTACTTCACTTTGGGGTGA
- a CDS encoding response regulator → MQSALPAKTVLLVEDNPDHEALTLRALRRHAAIRNIVVARDGAEALERLFGPSSAQRSYPDLILLDLGLPKLDGIEVLKRLRAEEATRLIPVVVLTSWDETRDVRSSYSNGANSYIRKPVDYDEFMEAARQLGVYWLTLNESPLSRQP, encoded by the coding sequence ATGCAGAGCGCTCTGCCGGCCAAGACGGTCCTGCTGGTTGAGGACAATCCCGACCACGAAGCCCTCACCTTGCGCGCCCTTCGGCGGCACGCCGCCATCCGTAACATCGTTGTCGCCCGCGACGGCGCCGAGGCGCTGGAGCGCCTGTTCGGTCCCTCGTCAGCCCAGCGCTCCTATCCCGACCTCATCCTGCTCGACCTCGGTCTTCCTAAGCTCGACGGCATTGAGGTGCTCAAGCGGCTGCGCGCCGAAGAGGCCACTCGTCTGATTCCTGTCGTGGTCCTCACCTCGTGGGACGAAACTCGCGACGTGCGCTCCAGTTACTCAAACGGCGCCAACAGCTACATCCGCAAGCCGGTCGACTACGACGAGTTCATGGAGGCGGCACGGCAGCTCGGTGTCTATTGGCTCACGTTGAATGAATCTCCCCTTTCGAGGCAGCCCTGA
- a CDS encoding ATP-binding protein gives MAGKPLRVLLIEDSEDDALLLNRELRRQGYDPQVRRVARREEMIAALEQDSWDIVLSDYYLPNFDIATALELLRQRHLDLPFIIVSAAVGERKAVEAMRYGAHDYVMKDALGRLGPAIEREMSDAENRRQRRRAERYIGELNRDLQLRLSELQTLLDIVPIGIAISDDPHADRIRINRRLADLLGIPPDLNASPNDGNADRPPLRYLVNGRELRPEELPVHRAAREGRPVDHYELEVVRPDGTSAHLLGSAVPLHDDQGSIRGAVAAFMDITERRATEAALRNSEKLATVGRLAATIAHEINNPLEAVTNVLYLLGRTPDLPPAAAQYVTIAQQELTRIASIVKQTLGFYRDTTTAVPIQLTEVLDGVLALYDRRIRGQGIRVERRYESDGDVFAFPGEIRQVFSNLIINAIEALPLRGRLRLHVYETAHPVDPQRRGVRVVIADNGPGIAPAARARLFEPFFTTKGEKGTGLGLWVSQGIIRKHDGNIRMRSSTRPGASGTVFSIFLPTDAKAKGGNARKPPRRSRAS, from the coding sequence ATGGCCGGCAAACCCCTGCGGGTACTCCTCATTGAGGATTCCGAAGACGACGCTTTGCTGCTCAATCGCGAGCTGCGGCGCCAGGGCTACGATCCCCAGGTCCGCCGCGTCGCTCGCCGCGAGGAGATGATCGCCGCCCTCGAACAGGACTCCTGGGACATCGTCCTCAGCGACTACTACCTGCCGAACTTCGACATCGCCACGGCCCTTGAACTGCTCCGCCAGCGCCACCTCGACCTGCCGTTCATCATCGTTTCCGCAGCGGTCGGCGAGCGCAAAGCGGTGGAGGCCATGCGGTATGGCGCCCACGATTACGTGATGAAAGACGCGCTCGGACGCCTCGGCCCCGCCATCGAGCGCGAGATGAGCGACGCCGAAAATCGCCGCCAGCGCCGCCGCGCCGAACGCTACATCGGCGAGCTGAACCGCGACCTTCAGCTCCGCCTCAGCGAACTGCAAACCCTGCTCGACATCGTGCCCATCGGCATCGCCATCTCCGACGATCCGCATGCCGACCGCATCCGCATCAATCGCCGCCTCGCCGATCTGCTCGGCATTCCGCCTGACCTGAATGCTTCACCCAACGACGGCAACGCCGATCGTCCACCGCTGCGCTACCTCGTGAATGGCCGCGAGTTGCGCCCCGAAGAGCTGCCCGTGCACCGCGCTGCCCGCGAAGGCCGCCCGGTGGACCACTATGAACTCGAGGTCGTGCGCCCCGATGGGACCAGCGCCCACCTGCTCGGCTCCGCTGTGCCCCTGCATGACGACCAGGGCAGCATTCGTGGCGCCGTCGCCGCTTTCATGGACATCACCGAACGCCGCGCCACCGAGGCCGCGCTGCGCAACAGCGAAAAGCTCGCCACCGTCGGACGCCTCGCCGCCACCATCGCCCACGAGATCAACAACCCGCTCGAGGCCGTCACCAACGTGCTCTATCTGCTCGGCCGCACGCCTGATCTGCCTCCCGCTGCCGCGCAGTATGTGACCATCGCGCAGCAGGAGCTCACGCGCATCGCGTCGATCGTCAAACAGACGCTCGGCTTCTACCGCGACACGACAACCGCCGTTCCCATCCAGCTCACCGAGGTGCTCGACGGCGTGCTCGCCCTCTACGACCGCCGCATTCGCGGGCAGGGAATTCGGGTTGAGCGCCGCTACGAATCCGACGGCGATGTCTTCGCTTTTCCCGGCGAAATCCGCCAAGTGTTTTCCAATCTCATCATCAATGCCATCGAGGCCCTGCCGCTGCGCGGCCGCCTCCGGCTGCACGTCTACGAAACCGCGCATCCCGTCGATCCGCAGCGCCGCGGCGTGCGCGTGGTGATCGCCGACAACGGCCCCGGCATCGCCCCCGCCGCGCGCGCCCGCCTCTTCGAGCCCTTCTTCACCACCAAGGGCGAGAAGGGAACCGGCCTCGGACTCTGGGTTTCGCAGGGCATCATCCGCAAGCATGACGGCAACATCCGCATGCGCAGCAGCACCCGCCCCGGCGCTTCCGGCACCGTGTTCTCCATCTTCCTGCCCACCGATGCCAAGGCGAAGGGCGGAAACGCGCGTAAACCTCCGCGCCGCAGCCGCGCCTCCTAG
- a CDS encoding YncE family protein, translated as MRLKLLIVPLVLVLWSAATAAQLRQVAILDLPGRPGFDAIALASGRVVIAHAGAGTVDIFDPARRRLVAQIGNLDHPRGLAVDEPGRRLFIADAGNRTISTVSTNTWKVENQFPLSSSPDALLFAPAANMLYATNWHDGSVSAVDPVTGQARTVAVGGRPADLLFDPASHRLYITVQGRNYVLITDSALNARGKFPLAGSLPTGVALDAANRKLFIAVRYAVVVLDLDSGSELARVPMPAGTDMLWYDDSSQSLYTAANGGIVSVIRRDGARYFVEQELVTEVRGHTLAFDAERQFIYVPGGRDGRSKLVILRRFDNPAHSRPPQTALR; from the coding sequence ATGCGCCTGAAGCTGCTTATTGTTCCCCTGGTCCTCGTCTTGTGGTCGGCCGCAACCGCGGCGCAACTGCGCCAGGTTGCGATCCTCGACCTCCCCGGCCGCCCGGGCTTCGACGCCATCGCCTTGGCCAGCGGACGCGTGGTCATCGCCCACGCCGGCGCCGGCACGGTCGACATCTTCGATCCCGCCCGCCGCCGCCTCGTCGCCCAGATCGGCAATCTCGATCATCCGCGCGGACTCGCCGTTGACGAACCCGGCCGTCGGCTCTTCATCGCCGACGCCGGCAACCGCACCATCTCCACCGTCTCCACCAACACCTGGAAAGTCGAAAACCAGTTCCCGCTCTCCAGTTCGCCCGACGCGCTGCTCTTCGCGCCCGCCGCCAACATGCTGTACGCAACCAACTGGCACGATGGCTCCGTTTCCGCCGTGGACCCGGTCACCGGCCAGGCCCGCACCGTCGCCGTCGGCGGACGCCCCGCCGACCTGCTCTTCGATCCCGCCAGCCATCGCCTCTACATCACCGTCCAGGGCCGCAACTACGTGCTGATCACCGATTCCGCGCTCAACGCGCGCGGAAAATTTCCGCTCGCCGGCTCGCTGCCCACCGGCGTCGCGCTCGACGCCGCCAACCGCAAGCTCTTCATCGCGGTCCGTTACGCGGTCGTCGTCCTCGACCTCGACAGCGGTTCCGAACTTGCCCGCGTGCCCATGCCCGCCGGCACCGACATGCTCTGGTACGACGATTCGTCGCAGTCGCTTTACACCGCTGCCAACGGCGGTATCGTCAGCGTGATCCGCCGCGACGGCGCCCGCTATTTCGTCGAGCAGGAGCTGGTCACTGAAGTCCGCGGCCACACTCTCGCCTTCGACGCCGAGCGCCAATTCATCTACGTCCCCGGCGGACGCGACGGCCGCAGCAAGCTCGTCATCCTCAGGCGCTTCGACAACCCCGCTCACTCCCGCCCGCCACAAACCGCGCTGCGCTGA
- a CDS encoding type II CAAX endopeptidase family protein, producing the protein MPSIFFTPGQRLRPIWRFLLALLVFFAAEYLAAALASFVPGRRPLLFNLVFEFLDLALLLAGFSFLLIIVDGVEGPPLSAMGLTLRRPWLRESFTGFAMGALLVVVAFLILVVIGSVSSTLYNLSARNLVRAAAVFALLAFGALSEEVVFRGYPFQRLIEAVGVAPALVFVSLLFGGMHASNPHATTWGVLNTALFGVLASIAYLRTRALWLPWGIHYGWNLALGLVLGLPVSGLSLFSVLGRTTVSGPIWLTGGNYGIEGSATGTAAMALGVVIVLVCTRRAERARSSQSPGAASEQLSS; encoded by the coding sequence GTGCCCTCCATCTTCTTCACCCCCGGCCAGCGCCTCCGCCCCATCTGGCGTTTCCTGCTGGCCCTGCTGGTCTTCTTCGCGGCCGAATACCTGGCGGCCGCTCTCGCCTCGTTTGTCCCCGGACGCCGTCCGCTCCTGTTCAACCTTGTATTTGAGTTTCTCGACCTCGCGCTGCTGCTCGCCGGCTTCAGCTTTCTGCTTATCATCGTGGACGGTGTCGAAGGCCCGCCGCTCTCCGCCATGGGACTCACCCTGCGCCGCCCATGGCTGCGTGAATCCTTCACCGGATTCGCGATGGGCGCGCTGCTGGTGGTCGTCGCGTTCCTCATCTTGGTCGTCATCGGCTCGGTTTCTTCGACGCTTTACAATCTCTCAGCGCGCAACTTGGTCCGCGCGGCGGCTGTTTTCGCCCTGCTGGCCTTTGGCGCTTTGAGCGAAGAAGTCGTCTTCCGTGGATACCCCTTCCAGCGCCTCATCGAAGCCGTCGGCGTTGCGCCCGCACTCGTCTTCGTGTCTCTGCTCTTCGGTGGAATGCACGCCTCCAATCCGCACGCCACCACCTGGGGCGTGCTCAACACCGCGCTCTTCGGCGTGCTCGCCTCCATCGCTTACCTGCGCACCCGCGCCCTCTGGCTGCCCTGGGGCATTCACTACGGCTGGAACCTGGCGCTGGGGCTTGTCCTCGGCCTGCCTGTCAGCGGGCTCTCGCTGTTCTCCGTTCTCGGCCGGACCACCGTCTCCGGCCCCATCTGGCTCACTGGCGGCAACTATGGGATCGAGGGTTCGGCCACTGGGACCGCCGCCATGGCGCTCGGCGTGGTCATCGTGCTTGTCTGCACGCGCCGCGCCGAGAGGGCACGATCTTCGCAATCGCCCGGCGCCGCCTCGGAACAATTGTCATCCTGA
- a CDS encoding NAD+ synthase: MKIALGQINPTVGDFAGNAGKIIEYAHRARQAGAGLILFPELAICGYPPRDLVENPSFIARNWESLERIARETAGIAVVAGLVTAARAETGKRVMNSAALTQNGQVAFVQHKRLLPTYDVFDEQRNFAPAESQQLFPFCGNQMALTICEDAWNDKHFWNRRLYGVDPVEELIKQGGNFLLNISASPFHVGKRELRQKMLATIATNDNVPVLMVNQVGGNDQLIFDGSSMVLDREGKVIAQARSFEEDLVYFDSASLEGDIHPQIEGVEASAYAALVMGTRDYVSKCCFRRVIIGLSGGIDSALTACIAVDALGPDNVMGVSMPSPYSSRGSIDDARALAANLGIRFEVLRISEGFDVMRKTLKPVFEGREEDATEENLQSRLRGVLLMALSNKFGALVLSTGNKSELAVGYCTLYGDMVGGLAVISDVPKTMVYRLSHYVNSRRPVIPKSTLEKPPSAELRPNQKDTDTLPEYEVLDTILEDYVEDNKSAEEIASSRGYDIALVRRVVRMIAAAEYKRQQAAPGLKISEKAFGVGRRFPIAARTEF; encoded by the coding sequence GTGAAGATCGCGCTCGGCCAGATCAATCCCACCGTCGGGGACTTCGCAGGCAACGCCGGCAAGATCATCGAGTACGCTCATCGCGCCCGCCAGGCCGGCGCAGGCCTCATTCTTTTCCCCGAACTCGCCATTTGCGGCTACCCGCCGCGCGACCTGGTCGAAAATCCTTCGTTCATCGCCAGGAACTGGGAGTCGCTGGAGCGCATCGCCCGTGAAACGGCCGGCATCGCCGTGGTCGCCGGGCTGGTCACCGCTGCCCGGGCCGAGACCGGCAAGCGCGTGATGAACTCCGCCGCGCTCACGCAAAACGGGCAGGTTGCCTTCGTGCAGCACAAGCGCCTGCTGCCCACCTACGACGTCTTCGACGAGCAGCGCAACTTCGCTCCCGCCGAATCGCAGCAGCTGTTCCCCTTCTGCGGAAACCAGATGGCGCTCACCATCTGCGAAGACGCATGGAATGACAAGCACTTCTGGAACCGCCGGCTTTACGGCGTCGACCCGGTCGAGGAGCTGATCAAGCAGGGCGGCAACTTTCTGCTCAACATCTCCGCCTCGCCCTTCCACGTGGGAAAACGCGAACTCCGCCAGAAGATGCTCGCCACCATCGCCACCAATGACAACGTTCCCGTCCTGATGGTCAATCAGGTCGGCGGCAACGACCAGCTCATCTTCGACGGCTCCAGCATGGTCCTTGACCGCGAGGGCAAGGTTATCGCGCAGGCCCGGTCCTTCGAGGAAGATCTGGTTTACTTCGACTCGGCCTCGCTCGAAGGCGACATTCATCCGCAGATCGAAGGCGTGGAGGCCAGCGCCTACGCAGCCTTGGTCATGGGCACGCGAGATTACGTTTCCAAGTGCTGCTTTCGCCGCGTGATCATCGGCCTCTCCGGCGGCATCGACTCCGCTCTCACCGCCTGCATCGCCGTTGACGCCCTCGGCCCCGACAACGTCATGGGCGTCAGCATGCCCAGCCCGTACTCCTCGCGCGGCTCGATCGATGACGCCCGTGCGCTCGCCGCCAACCTCGGCATTCGCTTCGAAGTGCTGCGCATCTCCGAAGGCTTCGACGTGATGCGCAAGACGCTGAAACCCGTTTTTGAAGGCCGCGAGGAAGACGCCACCGAGGAAAACCTGCAGTCACGCCTGCGCGGCGTTCTGCTCATGGCGCTCTCCAACAAGTTCGGCGCGCTGGTGCTCTCCACCGGCAACAAGAGCGAACTCGCCGTGGGCTACTGCACCCTTTACGGCGACATGGTCGGCGGCCTCGCCGTCATCTCCGACGTGCCCAAGACCATGGTCTATCGCCTCAGCCATTACGTGAACTCGCGCCGCCCGGTCATTCCCAAGTCCACGCTGGAAAAGCCACCCAGCGCGGAGCTGCGCCCCAACCAGAAAGACACCGATACGCTGCCCGAATACGAAGTTCTCGACACCATCCTCGAAGACTACGTGGAAGACAACAAGAGCGCCGAAGAAATTGCCTCAAGCCGCGGATACGACATCGCTCTTGTCCGCAGGGTCGTCCGCATGATTGCCGCCGCCGAGTACAAGCGCCAGCAGGCTGCCCCTGGCCTCAAGATCAGCGAGAAGGCCTTCGGCGTCGGCCGCCGCTTCCCAATCGCCGCCCGCACCGAATTTTGA
- a CDS encoding DsbA family protein: MKRVLIALLLATVTFAQTKSAPRPTPKPAAAANSALPTEATVNSFMRQMFGYDPTLQWEVGPITMSEYGLPQADVKVAGQQGQQTLRLYITPDGKHAVNGEMIPFGADPFATARAQLAAANGPARGPADAPVTIVEFSDLQCPHCKSAQPIVDKLLASNPNARLVFEHFPLQGHDWARVAASWADCIGRSNNDAFWKFVQGVYDAQNEITAANANEKFASIAEAGGADSARAMTCAQTPETRARVDAALKLGEQVGVTGTPTLFINGRKIANVAGAPFETLDAITKFAASSK, encoded by the coding sequence ATGAAGCGCGTCCTCATTGCCCTCTTACTGGCCACCGTCACCTTTGCCCAAACCAAATCCGCTCCAAGACCCACTCCGAAACCCGCCGCGGCCGCCAACTCAGCCCTCCCGACCGAAGCCACGGTGAACTCCTTCATGCGCCAGATGTTCGGCTACGACCCGACGCTCCAGTGGGAAGTCGGTCCAATCACCATGTCCGAATACGGTCTCCCTCAAGCCGACGTGAAGGTCGCCGGCCAGCAGGGACAGCAGACGCTCCGCCTCTACATCACGCCCGACGGCAAGCACGCCGTGAACGGTGAAATGATCCCCTTCGGCGCCGATCCCTTTGCCACTGCGCGCGCGCAGCTCGCCGCGGCGAACGGCCCGGCGCGCGGTCCGGCCGACGCTCCGGTGACCATCGTGGAGTTCAGCGACCTGCAATGCCCGCACTGCAAGTCGGCGCAGCCCATCGTCGACAAGCTGCTGGCGTCGAATCCCAATGCGCGCCTGGTGTTCGAGCACTTTCCGCTCCAGGGTCACGACTGGGCGCGTGTCGCCGCTTCGTGGGCCGACTGCATCGGCCGCAGCAACAACGATGCCTTCTGGAAGTTTGTGCAGGGCGTTTACGACGCGCAGAATGAAATCACCGCCGCCAACGCCAACGAGAAATTCGCCTCCATTGCCGAGGCCGGCGGCGCCGATTCCGCCCGCGCCATGACTTGCGCCCAGACGCCGGAAACGCGCGCCCGCGTGGACGCCGCGCTCAAGCTGGGCGAGCAGGTCGGCGTCACCGGCACGCCGACGCTGTTCATCAACGGCCGCAAGATCGCCAACGTCGCCGGCGCGCCGTTCGAAACCCTCGACGCCATCACCAAGTTCGCCGCGTCAAGCAAATAG
- a CDS encoding HAD family hydrolase: MTVPLAQRSTSPFAWPSADAFLFDIDGTLVNSRDGVHYNAFHSALRSTWNIGAVIDGVPVHGNTDLGILRAVARKQGIADADFDAKLESALERMRAEAARNAAEMSPQCCSGIRELLRALTSRGKTLGVVSGNLEQIGWLKLRAAGIRDYFTLGAFSDQRERRADIFRHGMEQARGLRGASARVVFVGDTPADIAAAREVGAPVVAVATGIFSASELRKLDPDVCVGSCDELLAELANAS; encoded by the coding sequence ATGACTGTTCCCCTGGCTCAGCGCTCCACGTCTCCCTTCGCGTGGCCCTCCGCCGACGCTTTTCTATTTGATATAGACGGCACGCTGGTGAATAGCCGCGATGGCGTTCACTACAACGCCTTCCACTCGGCCCTGCGTTCCACGTGGAACATTGGCGCGGTGATTGACGGTGTTCCCGTTCACGGAAACACCGACCTTGGGATCTTGCGCGCGGTTGCGCGCAAGCAAGGCATTGCTGACGCTGACTTCGACGCGAAGCTGGAATCGGCGCTCGAGCGCATGCGCGCGGAAGCCGCGCGCAATGCCGCGGAAATGAGTCCGCAGTGCTGCTCGGGGATTCGCGAGCTGCTGCGCGCGCTCACCTCGCGCGGCAAGACGCTTGGCGTCGTCTCGGGAAACCTGGAGCAGATTGGCTGGCTGAAGCTGCGCGCGGCGGGCATTCGCGACTACTTCACGCTGGGCGCCTTCAGCGACCAGCGCGAGCGGCGAGCCGACATCTTTCGCCACGGCATGGAGCAGGCGCGCGGGCTGCGCGGAGCGAGCGCGCGCGTGGTCTTCGTGGGCGATACGCCTGCGGACATCGCGGCGGCGCGCGAAGTTGGCGCGCCGGTGGTCGCGGTGGCGACCGGAATCTTCTCTGCAAGTGAGCTGCGGAAACTCGATCCTGATGTGTGCGTAGGCTCGTGCGATGAGCTGCTGGCGGAACTCGCGAATGCGAGCTGA